The following proteins are co-located in the Pyricularia oryzae 70-15 chromosome 1, whole genome shotgun sequence genome:
- a CDS encoding DNA mismatch repair protein MSH3: MAGPSGAAPKKQASLLGFFTPKTVNGLKRPTSSRPGTSEEDEERTADSSPSSRDNVRKRPLEQDPDAGNTRRPRASKRAKNVVIDDEDDEHDNDDDDDDFKLDAEAEADPEPVVAADDTAGVSQSSSISASRAGRYIYDESQPKGQAKTDENGDALDAATLRKKRELHDKFVKKLGHPDAMSRWGNAGRGEQETGAQEEEEDGDAAEEEPPPPPKGKKKGAKSGKLTPMELQFLEIKRKHMDTVLIVEVGYKFRFFGEDARIAGKELSIVCIPGKFRYDEHPSEAHLDRFASASIPVHRLPVHAKRLVAAGHKVGVVRQIETAALKKAGDNRNAPFVRKLCEVYTKGTYIDEMGEMDAQTGASGAHSGGYLLCLTETAAKGSGTDEKVDVGLVAVQPATGDIIYDSFEDGFMRSEIETRLLHISPCELLIVGQLSKATEKLVKHLSGSASNVFGDRTRVERVAKGKTTPAEASSHVTKFYAGKLKGSTQDDRAAALLDKVLNLPEPVTLCLSAMITHLTEFGLEHIFDLTKYFQSFSTRSHMCINGTTLESLEVYRNSTDHTEKGSLLWALDKTRTRFGQRMLRKWLGRPLLDKERLDDRVAAVEELFENRNGPQVEKLQKLLSSIKTDLERSLIRIFYGRCTRPELLAVLQTLQRIAVEYIVVKEPSQTGFKSNLVSEALASLPRIREIVVSYLNRINPDAARKNDKYEFFRDESDDTGDDGEDEITTQKMSIAAVEQELDAHRSDAAATLGRKKAVDYVTVAGIEYLIEVPNTEIRKVPASWAKISGTKKLSRFHTPEVVRLIAERDQHKEALAAACDAAFKAMLASIADQYQPLRDAVSSLATLDCLLSFAQVAALPGYSKPIILPDSHPPTIAVAGGRHPIAEHTLPSGYIPFSTTLSSPAPLAHLVTGPNMGGKSSFVRALALLVLLAQVGSFVPADSLRLTLSDAIYTRMGASDNLFAGESTFMVEVGETAAILRTATPRSLVLLDELGRGTSTHDGAAIAHAVLDHVVRNTRCLTLFITHYQSLARVAEGLGTGLVRNVHMRFTSSRDDNDDGDKDQDDDVGENITFLYEVADGVAHRSYGLNVARLARIPRKILEVAARKSRKMEEDVRTRRLRSATKLLEAVCRGDGSDDQLEHLLSSIEQL; encoded by the coding sequence ATGGCCGGGCCTTCGGGGGCTGCCCCCAAGAAACAAGCCTCACTCCTCGGCTTCTTCACACCAAAGACGGTCAATGGCCTAAAGAGACCCACATCCTCACGACCAGGCACAAGtgaagaggacgaggagcggACAGCAGATTCGTCCCCTTCGTCGCGAGATAACGTCCGAAAACGACCATTGGAGCAAGATCCGGACGCTGGCAACACCCGCCGACCAAGGGCGAGCAAGAGGGCAAAGAACGTTGTCATCGAcgatgaagacgacgagcatgacaatgacgatgacgacgacgacttcAAGCTAgatgccgaggccgaggccgacccTGAACCAGTAGTAGCTGCTGATGACACGGCCGGAGTCTCCCAATCGTCGTCGATATCCGCAAGCAGAGCTGGCCGATACATCTATGATGAATCCCAACCAAAGGGACAGGCCAAGACCGATGAAAACGGTGACGCGCTTGATGCCGCCACTCTCCGAAAGAAACGAGAACTTCATGACAAGTTCGTCAAGAAGCTTGGCCATCCCGATGCAATGTCCAGGTGGGGGAATGCCGGGCGGGGAGAACAGGAGACGGGCGCgcaagaggaagaagaagatggaGATGCGGCGGAGGAGGAACCGCCCCCTCCACCCAAGGGCAAGAAAAAGGGGGCCAAATCGGGAAAATTGACACCCATGGAACTTCAATTCCTAGAAATCAAGAGGAAGCACATGGATACGGTCCTTATCGTCGAAGTCGGTTACAAGTTTCGCTTCTTTGGCGAGGATGCCCGTATCGCCGGCAAGGAGCTGAGCATCGTGTGCATCCCTGGCAAGTTCCGCTATGATGAGCACCCTTCAGAAGCCCACCTCGACCGCTTTGCCTCGGCCAGCATACCGGTCCATCGACTGCCCGTCCACGCCAAGAGACTCGTCGCTGCCGGTCACAAGGTTGGCGTAGTGAGACAGATAGAGACGGCAGCCCTGAAGAAGGCGGGAGATAATCGCAACGCACCGTTTGTGCGCAAACTGTGCGAGGTGTATACCAAGGGCACCTACATCGACGAGATGGGCGAGATGGATGCTCAAACCGGAGCCTCAGGGGCACACTCAGGGGGTTACCTGCTGTGCCTCACCGAGACAGCGGCAAAGGGATCCGGGACAGATGAAAAAGTCGATGTTGGCCTAGTAGCAGTGCAGCCCGCCACGGGAGACATCATCTACGACAGCTTCGAGGACGGCTTCATGCGGAGCGAGATAGAGACTCGACTCCTGCACATTTCGCCCTGCGAGCTGCTTATCGTGGGCCAGCTCTCCAAAGCTACCGAGAAACTGGTCAAGCACCTTTCAGGTAGCGCCAGCAATGTCTTTGGCGATAGGACGAGGGTAGAAAGGGTGGCCAAGGGCAAGACGACACCGGCAGAGGCCTCCTCACATGTGACCAAGTTCTACGCTGGGAAGCTGAAGGGCAGTACCCAGGACGACCGAGCTGCCGCATTGCTAGACAAGGTCTTGAATCTCCCTGAGCCAGTGACTCTCTGCCTCTCTGCCATGATCACGCACTTGACAGAGTTTGGTCTAGAGCACATCTTTGACTTGACAAAATACTTCCAGTCTTTCAGCACCCGGTCACACATGTGTATCAACGGAACAACTCTCGAGAGTCTCGAGGTCTACCGTAATTCGACCGACCACACCGAAAAAGGTAGCTTGCTGTGGGCTCTCGACAAGACTAGAACAAGGTTTGGTCAGAGAATGCTGAGGAAATGGCTGGGTCGGCCCCTCCTGGATAAAGAGCGTTTGGATGACAGAGTCGCTGCTGTGGAGGAGCTCTTTGAGAACCGCAACGGCCCACAGGTCGAAAAGCTGCAAAAGCTGCTTTCCAGCATCAAGACCGATCTCGAGAGGAGTCTTATCCGTATCTTTTACGGCAGGTGCACCAGACCTGAGCTCCTCGCCGTTTTGCAGACCCTCCAGAGGATAGCGGTCGAGTATATCGTTGTGAAGGAGCCCAGCCAGACTGGCTTCAAATCCAACCTTGTTAGCGAGGCTCTGGCTTCGCTTCCTCGGATTAGGGAGATCGTGGTCTCGTATCTGAACAGGATAAACCCCGACGCTGCCCGCAAAAACGACAAGTACGAGTTCTTCCGCGACGAGAGTGACGATACTGGGGATGACGGCGAGGATGAGATCACCACCCAGAAGATGAgcatcgccgccgtcgagcAGGAGCTAGATGCGCATCGATCAGACGCAGCTGCTACTCTAGGCCGCAAGAAGGCTGTCGACTACGTGACTGTGGCTGGAATTGAGTACCTGATTGAAGTCCCCAACACCGAGATCCGCAAGGTTCCCGCGTCATGGGCCAAGATTAGCGGCACAAAGAAGCTCTCCCGCTTCCACACCCCCGAGGTTGTGCGTCTGATCGCCGAGCGGGACCAACACAAGGAGGCCCTGGCTGCCGCATGCGATGCCGCCTTCAAGGCCATGCTTGCTTCCATCGCAGACCAATACCAGCCCCTGCGGGACGCCGTCTCATCACTTGCAACCTTGGATTGTCTGCTTTCGTTTGCACAAGTCGCAGCTCTGCCAGGTTACAGCAAGCCTATCATCCTCCCAGACTCGCATCCACCCACCATCGCCGTGGCAGGCGGCCGTCACCCGATCGCAGAACACACCCTCCCAAGCGGCTACATCCCTTTCAGCACGACGCTCTCCTCGCCAGCGCCCCTAGCCCACCTCGTGACCGGTCCCAACATGGGCGGCAAGTCGTCCTTTGTCCGTGCCCTGGCCCTGCTCGTCCTCCTGGCCCAGGTCGGCTCCTTCGTGCCCGCCGACTCGCTGCGCCTGACCCTCTCGGACGCCATCTACACCCGCATGGGCGCCAGCGACAATCTCTTCGCCGGCGAGTCCACCTTCATGGTCGAGGTCGGCGAGACGGCCGCCATCCTGcgcaccgccaccccgcGCTCCCTCGTCCTGCTCGACGAGCTCGGCCGCGGCACCAGCACTCACGACGGCGCCGCCATCGCCCACGCCGTCCTCGACCACGTCGTCCGCAACACCCGCTGCCTCACCCTCTTCATCACCCACTACCAGAGCCTCGCCCGCGTCGCAGAGGGCCTGGGCACCGGCCTCGTCCGCAACGTCCACATGCGTTTCACCTCGTCCCGGGACGATAACGACGACGGAGacaaagaccaagacgatgACGTGGGTGAAAACATTACTTTTCTCTACGAGGTCGCCGACGGCGTCGCTCATCGGTCCTACGGTCTCAACGTTGCCCGTCTCGCTAGGATCCCTCGCAAGATACTCGAAGTGGCTGCGCGCAAGTCGCGcaaaatggaggaggacgtcaGGACGAGGAGGCTCAGGAGTGCTACAAAGCTCCTGGAAGCCGTATGCAGAGGGGATGGCTCTGATGACCAGCTGGAACATTTGCTGTCTAGTATTGAACAGCTTTGA
- a CDS encoding hexose transporter, which yields MSKLFSKKPNAGATIQAQEEAPRFERVSWTKEPGLRQLYFYAVVLCVASATTGYDGMLFNSVQAFDTWKDYFGNPQGQMLGLLGALYQIGSMISIFFVPFFTDHFGRKVPIVMGCVIMIVGAVLQGCCQNLATFMGGRIMLGFGNSFTQLASPMLLTEICHPQHRGRLTTVYNCLWNVGAFVVAWLSFGTNYIPNEWSWRIPCIIQGLPSLIQLTFIYWVPESPRYLIAKDKHDQALAMLAKYHGNGDAQHPTVQFEYHEIKETLKLELEHKNASKYSEFLRTKGNRYRLAILISLGVFSQWSGNAIISNYVAVLYDTAGVKGSTDKLGLAGGQTVLSTIVSISMALLVDRVGRRPMFLASTGGMFLTFIFWTLTSGLYEEKGLDGARFAMIFFIWVHGIFYSLAWSGLLIGYAIEVLPYKLRAKGLMIMNVCVQASLTLNVYANPLAFEHFTGHLWKLYLIYTCWILGEVIFVYFMYVETRGPTLEELAKIIDGDQAEVARVDLDSKHYSEDHVLNRSSTEKVSNRAV from the exons ATGTCCAAGCTATTCTCCAAAAAGCCCAATGCGGGGGCCACCATACAGGCTCAGGAAGAGGCTCCCCGTTTTGAAAGGGTTTCGTGGACCAAGGAGCCTGGCCTCCGTCAACTCTACTTCTATGCCGTCGTTCTTTGCGTTGCCTCCGCGACTACAGGCTACGATGG tatgctgttcaacagtgtCCAGGCATTTGACACCTGGAAGGACTATTTTGGAAACCCCCAGGGCCAGATGCTCGGTTTGCTTGGGGCGCTCTATCAGATTGGCAGCATGATTTCTATTTTCTTCGT GCCTTTCTTCACCGACCACTTTGGCCGCAAGGTCCCCATTGTCATGGGCTGTGTCATCATGATTGTCGGTGCCGTCCTTCAAGGATGCTGTCAGAACCTTGCCA CCTTCATGGGTGGACGTATAATGCTCGGTTTTGGCAACAGCTTCACTCAACTTGCTTCTCCGATGTTGCTCACCGAGATCTGCCATCCTCAGCACCGTGGCCGCTTGACTACAGTCTACAACTGCCTGTGGAATGTTGGCGCTTTCG TCGTGGCATGGCTCTCCTTTGGCACAAACTACATCCCCAACGAGTGGAGCTGGCGTATCCCATGCATCATCCAGGGCCTGCCGTCCCTGATCCAGCTCACCTTCATCTACTGGGTTCCCGAGTCTCCTCGTTACCTCATCGCCAAGGACAAGCACGACCAGGCTCTTGCTATGCTTGCCAAGTACCACGGAAACGGTGATGCTCAGCATCCCACCGTTCAGTTTGAGTACCACGAGATCAAGGAGACTCTGAAGCTGGAGCTTGAGCACAAGAACGCTAGCAAG TACTCCGAATTCCTCCGAACCAAGGGCAACCGCTACCGCCTGGCCATTCTCATCTCCCTCGGCGTCTTCTCCCAGTGGTCCGGCAACGCCATCATCTCCAACTACGTCGCGGTCCTCTACGACACCGCCGGCGTCAAGGGCTCGACCGACAAGCTTGGCCTGGCTGGCGGCCAAACCGTCCTGTCCACCATCGTGTCCATCAGCATGGCCCTGCTCGTCGACCGCGTCGGCCGCCGGCCCATGTTCCTAGCCTCGACCGGCGGCATGTTCTTAACCTTTATCTTTTGGACCCTGACCTCGGGCCTGTACGAGGAGAAGGGGCTGGACGGCGCCCGCTTCGCCATGATCTTCTTCATCTGGGTCCACGGCATCTTTTACTCGCTCGCCTGGTCCGGCCTGCTCATCGGCTACGCCATCGAGGTCCTGCCGTACAAGCTGCGCGCCAAGGGGCTCATGATCATGAACGTCTGCGTCCAGGCCAGTCTGACGCTCAACGTCTACGCCAACCCCCTGGCGTTTGAGCACTTTACCGGCCACCTGTGGAAGTTGTACTTGATCTACACT TGCTGGATTCTCGGTGAGGTCATCTTTGTCTACTTCATGTACGTCGAGACCCGCGGCCCGACCCTCGAGGAGCTGGCCAAAATCATcgacggcgaccaggccgagGTCGCCCGCGTCGACCTCGACAGCAAGCATTATTCGGAGGACCACGTCCTCAACCGCAGCAGCACCGAGAAGGTCTCAAACCGTGCGGTCTGA
- a CDS encoding ER-derived vesicles protein ERV29 yields MSQRGPSGYGIPNAPNPFGGPSSQPDGQGSALDAIREQTSKIEDMLDSVSEPIKPYLPAIGRFLIVVTFIEDALRILTQWSDQVYYLRDYRGFPRGFPQLFLIINVVAMVVCSGMVITRRFSEYAVGGLIAVVITQALGYGLIFDLNFFLRNLSVMGGLIMVLSDSWVRKTVNFAGLPQLEEKDRKMYFQLAGRVLLIFLFIGFVFAGEWSIWRVMVSSSAWLPASWLLLDSRPSSAPLS; encoded by the exons ATGTCGCAACGAGGACCTTCGGGCTACGGCATACCGAATGCCCCCAACCCTTTCGGAGGCCCATCATCACAGCCTGACGGCCAAGGCAGCGCCCTGGATGCCATCAGGGAGCAAACGAGCAAGATCGAGGACATGTTGGACTCGGTTTCGGAGCCCATCAAGCC ATATCTTCCAGCCATCGGCCGCTTTCTTATTGTGGTCACCTTTATCGAGGACGCCCTGCGGATATTGACGCAATGGAGTGATCAAGTCTACTACCTTCGTGACTACCGTGGCT TCCCCAGGGGCTTCCCCCAGCTCTTCCTCATCATCAACGTTGTCGCCATGGTCGTCTGCTCAGGAATGGTCATCACCAGGAGATTCTCAGAGTATGCCGTTGGCGGTCTCATCGCCGTGGTTATCACCCAGGCTCTCGGCTACGGTCTTATTTTCGATCTCAACTTCTTCTTGCGCAACCTGTCGGTCATGGGTGGCCTGATCATGGTCTTGTCGGACTCTTGGGTGCGCAAGACCGTCAACTTTGCCGGCCTGCCGCAGCTTGAGGAGAAGGACCGCAAGATGTACTTCCAGCTTGCCGGCCGTGTTCTGCTCATCTTCCTCTTCATCGGCTTTGTGTTCGCTGGCGAGTGGAGCATCTGGAGGGTCATGGTCTCCTCGTCGGCCTGGTTGCCTGCATCATGGTTGTTGTTGGATTCAAGGCCAAGTTCAGCGCCACTCTCCTAG
- a CDS encoding dolichyl pyrophosphate Man9GlcNAc2 alpha-1,3-glucosyltransferase, with product MAGQASPSPRKPRARKAKKIVDNDQEQTVLAVRKNEALVRVPTFPLAAFLWPARGSPTQWETLALTLMIVGVFRWAAGLWGYSGFHKPPLFGDYEAQRHWMEVTTQLPISQWYFHDLQWWGLDYPPLTAYHSWLLGKIGSLINPAWFALFSSRGSDDPVLKIFMRATVLVSEYLIYVPATVVFVRRFGRLGGVDRWSSSVALVAILMQPGLILIDHVHFQYNTVMLGFVLASMSSMLAGRLLWASVFFVAALGFKQMALYYAFSIFAYLLGACVFPKLNLPRLLAIAAVTAISFAILVLPLIIGALYDAQRGIDSRPDLDGPPPPLPIFGFLSEYLDTDAVYYPVVEQMIQLIHRVFPFARGLFEDKVANFWCAINVVFKLRKYPAALLQQAALGATLAAIVPPNLILFLRPRKALLPSAFAATAWGFFLFSYQVHEKSVLLPLMPMTIMLAGSNGLAREVRAWVGFANILGAWTMFPLLQRVDLRVPYVVLTLLWAYLLGLPPTSTSAYFDDEGPATAGQWILFLVHGAFYLAMGAWHVVDRFFVPPINMPDLWVVANVGLGAVGFALCYFWCTWKLLVDADLIPKSWYNTKAKVKKG from the exons ATGGCCGGGCAAGCTTCTCCATCGCCTCGCAAACCGCGGGCGcgcaaagccaaaaagatcGTCGACAACGACCAAGAGCAGACGGTGCTCGCTGTTCGCAAAAATGAAGCTCTCGTCCGTGTTCCGACGTTTCCCCTTGCGGCTTTTCTTTGGCCTGCTCGCGGGTCTCCTACACAATGGGAGACACTCGCCCTCACCTTGATGATCGTTGGTGTCTTTAGATGGGCTGCTGGCTTGTGGGGTTACTCGG GATTCCACAAACCACCATTATTCGGGGACTACGAGGCACAGAGACATTGGATGGAAGTGACAACGCAACTTCCCATCTCGCAATGGTACTTTCACGACCTCCAGTGGTGGGGGCTTGACTACCCGCCCTTGACGGCTTACCACAGTTGGCTACTGGGCAAGATTGGCTCTCTCATCAACCCGGCTTGGTTTGCTCTGTTCAGCTCTCGTGGCTCGGATGACCCGGTCCTCAAAATCTTCATGAGAGCCACCGTCCTTGTGTCCGAATATCTTATATACGTGCCTGCGACTGTGGTTTTCGTACGACGATTTGGCAGGCTCGGTGGTGTTGATAGGTGGTCGAGCTCGGTGGCCCTGGTGGCTATCCTCATGCAGCCGGGCCTTATCCTCATCGACCATGTCCACTTCCAGTACAACACGGTTATGCTCGGCTTTGTCCTGGCAAGCATGTCAAGCATGCTGGCTGGCAGGCTTCTCTGGGCCTCAGTTTTCTTCGTAGCTGCACTTGGCTTCAAGCAAATGGCGCTCTACTACGCATTTAGCATCTTTGCTTACCTTTTGGGTGCCTGCGTCTTCCCGAAGCTAAATCTGCCTAGGCTGCTTGCAATCGCGGCTGTTACCGCGATCTCATTCGCGATCCTGGTCTTGCCTCTAATAATCGGAGCCCTCTACGATGCCCAACGCGGTATCGACTCACGACCAGATCTCGACGGCCCGCCTCCACCTCTACCTATATTCGGGTTCCTATCCGAGTACTTGGACACAGACGCGGTGTACTATCCAGTCGTCGAACAGATGATCCAGCTTATTCACCGGGTCTTCCCCTTCGCCCGCGGGCTTTTCGAGGACAAGGTTGCCAACTTCTGGTGCGCAATCAACGTCGTCTTCAAATTACGCAAATATCCGGCCGCGCTTCTACAACAGGCCGCCCTGGGAGCAACACTTGCAGCCATCGTTCCTCCTAACTTGATCCTATTCCTACGGCCACGCAAGGCACTGCTGCCATCAGCTTTCGCAGCCACTGCTTGGGGATTTTTCCTCTTTAGTTACCAGGTGCACGAGAAAAGTGTACTACTCCCGTTGATGCCAATGACTATAATGCTGGCGGGAAGCAATGGGCTGGCCAGGGAAGTGAGGGCATGGGTTGGCTTCGCGAACATCCTGGGAGCATGGACAATGTTTCCATTACTCCAAAGGGTTGACCTGAGGGTTCCCTACGTCGTCCTAACTCTGCTATGGGCATACCTCCTGGGTCtcccgccgacctcgacgagCGCTTACTTTGACGACGAAGGACCAGCAACGGCTGGTCAGTGGATACTGTTCTTGGTGCATGGAGCTTTCTACCTGGCAATGGGTGCGTGGCATGTGGTCGATCGCTTCTTTGTACCTCCCATTAATATGCCTGACCTCTGGGTTGTTGCCAATGTCGGGCTGGGTGCAGTAGGATTTGCGCTCTGCTACTTCTGGTGTACATGGAAGCTTTTGGTTGATGCGGATTTAATACCAAAATCGTGGTACAACACTAAGGCAAAAGTCAAGAAGGGCTGA
- a CDS encoding pH-response regulator protein palC produces MPYPFVLPTTSAFSFSTSFSCESHPSLPLNASTYRGVVRDTLKKHKRLPPSSQSSSLSLVVASINDYLRYLLAVDAGIAHRSPHGGHGEQIDVVLRSAPAIEWRPFLSDSAVPGKEPPRVRIQSLEHELFFTLSTLASALSLQARAALQPLYVVSVAVPGPEQRLAAITGATKLLLDAASIYDYLSTRSTSLSGPAPCADISPATVSAQRSLALAEATLLAVFKDDPYPTVVAQDRNNLDKDWMFKAPEIPKVRAHLFARLCLAASEHAAQASSLCQAQSSSGGSASGNGGGKMVGLMRNATARGLDGNFIRYIENLRRTARAKACRFFAIDAELGGQTGNAIGWLRAGLQELGVEQREATKKSGGLSLSRFTKEWSEKREDRKVEKGARWGADAGKTEEVRVIEMLDAKWSKQNDTMNIQAVPTPATLLAQMPSGRDMHTVKPYEPPSLDPVVLESMRAPPEGSDDFENASDSEDEGKDNNSRGPVGAFPGTRNEYGRTNSSNSYY; encoded by the exons ATGCCCTACCCCTTCGTCCTCCCAACGACCTCtgccttctccttctccacAAGCTTTAGCTGCGAGAGCCATCCGTCGTTACCCCTCAACGCGAGCACGTACCGCGGGGTCGTGCGCGACACGCTCAAGAAGCACAAGCGCCTGCCGCCCTCGTCGCAGTCCTCGAGCCTGTCTCTTGTCGTCGCCAGCATCAACGACTACCTGCGCTACCTGCTCGCTGTGGATGCTGGAATCGCCCACCGCTCCCCGCACGGTGGTCATGGCGAGCAGATAGATGTCGTTTTGCGCTCCGCTCCGGCCATCGAGTGGCGCCCGTTCCTCTCCGACTCGGCCGTCCCAGGAAAGGAGCCGCCAAGGGTGAGGATACAGTCGCTCGAGCATGAACTTTTTTTCACCTTGAGCACCCTGGCCAGCGCGCTGTCGCTTCAAGCCAGGGCCGCCCTGCAGCCGCTGTATGTAGTGTCTGTGGCCGTACCGGGCCCTGAGCAGCGCCTTGCCGCCATCACTGGCGCCACCAAGCTGTTGCTGGATGCGGCTTCCATCTATGACTACCTAAGTACCCGCTCCACTTCGCTGTCGGGGCCGGCCCCGTGTGCCGACATCAGCCCCGCCACCGTCTCGGCCCAACGCTCTCTTGCACTCGCCGAGGCAACCCTGCTTGCTGTCTTCAAGGATGACCCGTATCCTACTGTCGTCGCGCAGGACCGCAACAACTTGGACAAGGATTGGATGTTCAAAGCGCCCGAGATACCAAAGGTGCGCGCCCATCTGTTTGCGAGGCTTTGCTTGGCCGCGTCAGAACACGCCGCACAGGCCTCCTCGCTCTGCCAGGCACAGTCCTCCAGCGGAGGATCGGCCAGCGGTAACGGGGGCGGCAAGATGGTGGGGTTGATGCGAAACGCCACGGCACGGGGCCTCGACGGCAACTTTATCCGATACATTGAGAACCTGAGGCGGACGGCGCGGGCGAAAGCCTGCCGTTTCTTTGCCATAGATGCCGAGCTTGGCGGTCAGACGGGCAACGCGATTGGTTGGCTGCGCGCTGGCCTGCAGGAGCTCGGTGTTGAGCAGCGGGAGGCGACCAAGAAGAGCGGAGGGCTCAGCCTCAGTCGGTTCACCAAGGAATGGAGCGAGAAGCGGGAGGACCGCAAGGTGGAGAAGGGTGCCAGATGGGGTGCGGATGCTGGAAAAACGGAGGAGGTGCGGGTGATTGAAATGCTGGATGCCAAATGGTCTAAGCAAAATGATACC ATGAACATACAAGCCGTCCCAACACCAGCAACGTTGTTGGCACAGATGCCTTCTGGCAGGGACATGCATACAGTCAAGCCATACGAGCCACCATCCCTTGATCCTGTTGTTCTAGAGTCCATGCGCGCCCCGCCAGAAGGATCCGACGATTTTGAAAATGCGTCCGATTCTGAAGATGAGGGTAAAGATAATAACAGTCGTGGTCCTGTTGGCGCGTTTCCAGGGACGAGAAACGAGTACGGGAGGACAAATAGCAGTAACTCATATTACTAG